One Deinococcus psychrotolerans genomic window, AGCAAGTTGCCCGCGCTCTGTTTGACGTGGCCCGCGCCGCCGGCGACAAGCGCCTCAGCGAGCTGCTGGCCGGGTTCAAGCGCGAAGGGCAGGCCGACGTGCCGGTGCCGTATCCTGCCGCCTGCCACCCGCAGGGCTGGGACGCCGCTGCGCCGCTGGCCTTGTGGCACCTTTTGGAAGTGGTGACGCTGGAGCCGCAACCAGTCTAATCCGTTGCACAAAAATGGGGTGTCCGCGCTGATTTGCGGACACCCCATTTTTGTCACATCTTACTTTGCCCGAATCACCACAGCTTGATATGGCTCCAAGTTCAATTTTTCGGTCAGTTGCAAGCTTGAATAGTTATTGCTCAAGACTTCGCCGCCCACGAACTCGGCAGGAATGCGGTACTGGCCCGCCTTGGCCGAAAAGTGGGCCACGATCAGCAGCTTGGTGTGGCCGTCACTGCGCAGGTAAGCGTAAATGCTGGGATGCTCGGCGTCCAGCAGCTCATACGTGCCGTCCCGCACCACGTCCAGCGATTTTCTCAGGGCAATAAGGTGCTTGTAGTGGTGCCAGACCGAATCCAGATCGGCCTCGGCGGCTTCCGCGTTGATGTTGGGATAATTCGGGTTAATTTCCAGCCAGGGTTTGCCGCTGGTAAATCCGGCATTGGGTGAGGCGTCCCACTGAACCGGCGTGCGGGCGTTGTCGCGGCTCATGGCGTGGATGCTGGCCATGATGCGCTCTTCGCTCCAACCGTGGAGTTCACGCAGCTCACGCTCGGCTCCCAGCGTCTCAAGGTCGTCGTACTGATCGACGCGCTCAAAACGGACGTTGGTCATCCCGAATTCCTCGCCCTGATAAATGTACGGCGTGCCCTGCATAAAGTGGAGCAAAGTCGCCAGCATCTTGGCGCTGGGCACCCTGAATTCGGGGGAGTCATTACCGAAGCGCGAAACGGCGCGGGGCTGGTCGTGGTTGTCCCAATATAAGCTGTTCCAGCCGCGATTGTGCAGACCAGTTTGCCAGCGGCTGAGAATGCTTTTCAGTTCCGGCAGTGTCCAAGGTAGGTTGCTCCACTTGCCACGTTCGCCGCTGCCCAGTCCCACGTGCTCAAACTGAAACACCATATCAAGTTCGCCTCGCTGGGGATCGGAGTAGCGCACGGCGTCGTCCACGCTGGCCCCCGGCGTTTCGCCCACCGTCATCAAATCGTAGTGGCTCAGCACTTCGCGGTTCATTTCCTGCAAGAATTCATGCACGCGGGGGCCGTTCATAAAATACGGGTAGCCGGAGGTCAGCGCCGTGCCTGTTATCGGCTCAGCGTCTGGGTAAGCTTGGTCTTTGGAAATGAGGTTGATCACGTCCATCCTAAAGCCGTCGATGCCCTTGTCGAGCCAAAAGCGCATCAGGTCGTAGACTTCGGCGCGGAGCTTGGGATTTTCCCAGTTGAGATCCGGCTGCTTAACGCTGAACAAGTGCAGGTAATACTCGCCCGACGCTTCATCGAGCTGCCAGACTGGGCCGCCGAAAAAGGCCTGCCAGTGGGTCGGCATGTCACCGTTCACAGGCGGTTTCCAGATGTAGTAATCGCGCTTTTCCGAGTCGGGGTGGTCGCGGGCTTCCACGAACCACGGATGCTCGTCGCTGGAGTGGTTGACCACCAGATCCAGCATGATTTTGAGACCGCGTTGGTGCGCTGCGGCGAGCAGTTCGTCAAAATCCGCCATCGTCCCGAACTCGGCCATGATGGCGCGGTAATCCGAGATGTCGTAGCCGTTGTCGTCGTTGGGTGAAGCGAAAATAGGGGAGAGCCAGAGGACGTCTACGCCCAGCCGCGCCAAGTAATCCAAGCGCGAAAGAATGCCGCGCAAATCGCCGATACCGTCGCCGTTAGAGTCTTGAAAGCTGCGCGGA contains:
- a CDS encoding glycoside hydrolase family 13 protein, translating into MTSTLNARPWFKDAVVYQIYPRSFQDSNGDGIGDLRGILSRLDYLARLGVDVLWLSPIFASPNDDNGYDISDYRAIMAEFGTMADFDELLAAAHQRGLKIMLDLVVNHSSDEHPWFVEARDHPDSEKRDYYIWKPPVNGDMPTHWQAFFGGPVWQLDEASGEYYLHLFSVKQPDLNWENPKLRAEVYDLMRFWLDKGIDGFRMDVINLISKDQAYPDAEPITGTALTSGYPYFMNGPRVHEFLQEMNREVLSHYDLMTVGETPGASVDDAVRYSDPQRGELDMVFQFEHVGLGSGERGKWSNLPWTLPELKSILSRWQTGLHNRGWNSLYWDNHDQPRAVSRFGNDSPEFRVPSAKMLATLLHFMQGTPYIYQGEEFGMTNVRFERVDQYDDLETLGAERELRELHGWSEERIMASIHAMSRDNARTPVQWDASPNAGFTSGKPWLEINPNYPNINAEAAEADLDSVWHHYKHLIALRKSLDVVRDGTYELLDAEHPSIYAYLRSDGHTKLLIVAHFSAKAGQYRIPAEFVGGEVLSNNYSSLQLTEKLNLEPYQAVVIRAK